The Rothia sp. SD9660Na DNA segment GTCTTCGCCCCAGGCGGCCCAGCGGCGGCCGGTGAGCCACATGCACACCGCGATGCCCGCCAAAATACAGAGGGCATAGAAGTGGATAGTCAGGGGGCCAAGCTCAATGGTCGAAATCGACGGCGAGGGGATAGATGCAAGAACAGTTGAAGTCACAGCCCCTACCCTACTCGCGGCCAGCCAGCTGGCGGGTTAGGGCACCAACGGCGGACGGGCCGCCCTCAGCCAGAGCCTTCACCAGGGCGGTACCCACGATGACGCCGTCGGCGTAGGCACCGATTTCTTCAACGTGCTCGCGCTTTGAAACGCCCAGCCCCACGCAGGCAGCGGGGGCACCGGCGGCGCGCAGGTCAGATACCAGGGTCTCTGCGGCGGTGTTCACCGACGAGCGGGCACCGGTTACGCCCATGACAGAGACAGCGTAGACAAAGCCACTTGATGCCTGCGAAATCAGGGCTAGACGCTCGGGGCTAGATGAGATAGCTGCCAGGAAGATACGGTCCAGGCCGTGCTTTTCGGAGGCCTCAAACCAGTCGGCGGCCTCATCGGGTACCAGGTCGGGGGTAATCAGACCGGCGCCACCGGCAGCGGCAAGTTCCTCTGCGAAGCGGTCGACGCCGCGGCGCAGCACGGGGTTCCAGTAGGTCATCACCAGTACCACAGCATCGGTGGCGGCGGTAATCTCGCGCACAGCGTGGAAGAGATCGTCGGTGCGGAAGCCC contains these protein-coding regions:
- the trpA gene encoding tryptophan synthase subunit alpha, with product MSHIDFQDETRYSARKGSFPAPNPNSKLAACLAECKAEGRAALIGYLPVGYPSVDESIEAAIEMGKNGVDIIELGLPYSDPVMDGPVIQRATVEAIEKGFRTDDLFHAVREITAATDAVVLVMTYWNPVLRRGVDRFAEELAAAGGAGLITPDLVPDEAADWFEASEKHGLDRIFLAAISSSPERLALISQASSGFVYAVSVMGVTGARSSVNTAAETLVSDLRAAGAPAACVGLGVSKREHVEEIGAYADGVIVGTALVKALAEGGPSAVGALTRQLAGRE